The Bdellovibrionales bacterium genome segment CGAGACCAACGACAAAAATAGAGAATTGATAAAAGAGGGGCCATGCCATCCAAAGTCCATTCGAAATTTAATTTATCAACAAACTCGTGGCCACCCAAATCGCTATCTGATAGGACAAAAAACCGAGAATCAATCCTATAAACCTGCGATAAAACACGATCATCGACTCCACTAGAAATTGAGTTCGGAATTTCTCGGCTCGTTGCCCAAGTGCTTTTCTCAATCCAATCTCTCTAAATCTCTCTGAAATTGCACAAGCATCATATTTGTAATTCCAACTCTCCCACCAAAAGAGGATAATGCGATGATGAAAGAAGGATCTTAGTAAAAGAGTTAAAAACTGTCTCATTTGGTTTACAAGAACACTATCACTGTCAACTGAGAACGTCCCAGAGGAGCCATACTTCCTGCTCAAAAAAGGCCTTGATTCCCGCCCAATCCTTTCCGCGTCAGCTCTTCATCAATTTGTACCAAGATTTGCTTGAGCTGAGAAGGCCACCAATTTCCCGACTGAGCCTGAAAAAAGAATAGGGGACCACAACCTGCAAGTTCGGCCGGAGGCCTTGACCCCACTTGTTGAGGTTCCAGACACTAATCTTACCCGGACAGCCATAAAGACTCTTTCCCTCACTGATCCATAGAACTTGTCCAAGAGGCTGACTATCAAAAAACAGCCGCTCCGCAATTTCGTATCCGATAATGCAAACAGAACTTTTTCTGCACAATTTCAACCTGCGAAAAATTTCGACCAAAAAGCAAAC includes the following:
- a CDS encoding ABC transporter permease, which encodes MIGFGEDGLSIAHDVCFLVEIFRRLKLCRKSSVCIIGYEIAERLFFDSQPLGQVLWISEGKSLYGCPGKISVWNLNKWGQGLRPNLQVVVPYSFFRLSREIGGLLSSSKSWYKLMKS